One Cervus canadensis isolate Bull #8, Minnesota chromosome 1, ASM1932006v1, whole genome shotgun sequence genomic window carries:
- the LOC122447909 gene encoding diazepam-binding inhibitor-like 5 has product MCQVEFEMACAAIKQLKAPVSDQEKLLVYSYYKQATQGDCNIPAPPATDLKAKAKWEAWNVNKGMSKMDAMRIYIAKVEELKKNEAG; this is encoded by the coding sequence ATGTGCCAAGTGGAGTTTGAGATGGCCTGCGCTGCCATCAAGCAATTGAAGGCGCCGGTGAGCGATCAGGAGAAATTGTTGGTGTACAGCTATTACAAACAGGCCACCCAGGGCGACTGCAACATCCCAGCCCCACCTGCCACCGACCTGAAAGCCAAGGCCAAGTGGGAGGCATGGAATGTAAATAAAGGGATGTCCAAGATGGATGCCATGAGGATCTACATTGCCAAAgtggaagaactaaagaaaaatgaagctggttAG
- the GLOD4 gene encoding glyoxalase domain-containing protein 4, producing MANRRALHFVFKVGNRFETACFYRDVLGMKILRHEEFEDGCKAACNGPYDGKWSKTMVGYGPEGDHFVTELTYNYGIGSYQLGNDFLGITVASSQAISNARKLKWPLNEMGDGVFETKAPGGYKFYLQNCSPPQSDPVLKVTLAVSDLEKSLNYWSNLLGMKIYEKDEKEQRALLGYADNQCKLELQAIPGKVDHATGFGRIAFSCPQEELSDLEDLMKRENQKILTPLVSLDTPGKATVQVIILADPDGHEICFVGDEAFRELSKVDPEGNKLLDDAIAGDKSDEWFAAQKKPKATG from the exons ATTCTCCGGCATGAGGAATTTGAGGACGGCTGCAAAGCTGCCTGTAATGG gCCTTACGATGGGAAGTGGAGTAAAACAATGGTGGGGTATGGACCTGAGGGTGATCACTTTGTCACAGAACTGACTTACAATTATGGCATCGGCAGCTACCAGCTTGGCAATGACTTCCTG GGTATCACGGTGGCTTCCAGCCAAGCTATCAGCAACGCTAGGAAGCTGAAGTGGCCGCTCAATGAAATGGGAGACGGTGTGTTTGAAACCAAAGCCCCCGGAGGATATAAGTTCTATTTGCAGAACTGCAGTCCACCTCAGTCAG ATCCTGTATTAAAAGTAACTCTAGCAGTGTCTGATCTTGAGAAATCTTTGAACTACTGGTCTAACCTATTGGGAatgaaaatttatgaaaaagaCGAGAAGGAACAGAGGGCTTTGCTGGGCTATGCTGATAACCAG TGTAAGCTGGAGCTGCAGGCCATCCCAGGGAAAGTTGATCATGCAACAGGTTTTGGACGCATTGCCTTTTCTTGCCCTCAGGAAGAG TTGTCAGACTTAGAAGACTTGATGAAAAGGGAAAACCAGAAGATTCTGACTCCCCTGGTGAGTCTGGACACTCCAGGGAAGGCGACCGTGCAAGTGATCATTTTGGCCGACCCT GATGGACATGAAATTTGCTTTGTGGGGGATGAAGCATTTCGAGAACTCTCAAAGGTGGATCCAGAGGGAAACAAATTATTGGATGAC GCCATTGCAGGAGATAAAAGTGATGAATGGTTTGCTGCACAAAAGAAACCCAAGGCTACAGGTTAA